Proteins from one Chanodichthys erythropterus isolate Z2021 chromosome 15, ASM2448905v1, whole genome shotgun sequence genomic window:
- the LOC137037689 gene encoding heterogeneous nuclear ribonucleoprotein R yields MAAEVNGSSGLAKEEEEPMDVSVTHSENYQTLLDAGLPQKVAESLDNIFQTGLVAYADLDERALDALREFNEEGALSVLQQFKESDLSHVQNKSAFLCGVMKTYRQREKQGNKVQESTKGPDETKIKALLERTGYTLDVTTGQRKYGGPPPEEVFSGPQPGIGTEVFVGKIPRDLYEDELVPLFEKAGPIWDLRLMMDPLTGQNRGYAFITFCSKEAAQEAVKLCDNYEIRSGKYLGVCISVANNRLFVGSIPKNKTRESILEDFGKVTEGLQEVILYTQPDDKKKNRGFCFLEYEDHKSAAQARRRLMSGKVKVWGNPVTVEWADPVAEPDPEVMAKVKVLFVRKLATPVTEELLEKTFSQFGKLERVKKLKDYAFVHFEERDAAVKAMQEMNGKELGGEEIEIVLAKPPDKKRKERQAARQTSRNTGYDDYYYYPPPRMPPPGRGRGRGGRGGYAYPPDYYGYEEYYDDYYGYDYHDYRGGYDDPYYGYDDGYTMRGRGSRGSRGAPPPPRARAAPPTRGRGGYPPRGGAPMGAGRGGRGGRGGPFQPPRGRGTRGARGNRGGNVGGKRKADVFNQPDSKRRQTANQQNWGSQPIAQQPLQQGSDYASSYGYSNDTLEFSQDSYGQQWK; encoded by the exons gtcTGGTGGCGTACGCGGATCTGGACGAGCGGGCGCTGGACGCGCTGCGGGAGTTCAATGAGGAGGGGGCGCTGTCGGTGCTGCAGCAGTTCAAGGAGTCGGACCTCTCACATGTGCAG AACAAGAGCGCCTTCCTGTGCGGCGTGATGAAGACGTACCGACAGAGGGAGAAGCAGGGCAATAAAGTGCAGGAGTCGACGAAAGGCCCCGACGAGACCAAGATAAAG GCTCTGCTGGAGAGGACGGGGTACACTCTGGACGTCACTACAGGACAGAGGAAGTACGGCGGCCCGCCTCCAGAGGAAGTGTTCTCCGGCCCGCAGCCGGGCATCGGCACAGAG GTGTTTGTGGGTAAGATCCCGCGGGACCTGTACGAGGACGAGCTGGTTCCTCTGTTTGAGAAGGCCGGTCCGATCTGGGATCTGAGGTTAATGATGGATCCGCTCACCGGGCAGAACCGCGGCTACGCCTTCATCACCTTCTGCAGCAAAGAAGCGGCGCAGGAAGCTGTCAAACTT TGTGATAACTATGAGATCCGCTCGGGGAAATATCTGGGCGTCTGCATCTCTGTGGCCAATAACCGGCTGTTCGTCGGGTCCATCCCCAAGAACAAGACCCGGGAGAGTATCCTGGAGGACTTCGGCAAAGTCACAG agggTCTGCAGGAAGTGATTCTCTACACGCAGCCGGACGACAAGAAGAAGAACCGCGGCTTCTGTTTTCTGGAGTATGAGGATCATAAATCGGCGGCTCAGGCCCGCCGCAGGCTCATGAGCGGGAAGGTGAAGGTTTGGGGGAACCCTGTGACCGTGGAGTGGGCCGACCCTGTCGCCGAACCCGACCCCGAGGTCATGGCCAAG GTCAAGGTGCTGTTTGTGCGTAAGCTGGCCACGCCGGTCACGGAGGAGCTGCTGGAGAAGACCTTCTCTCAGTTTGGCAAGCTGGAGCGCGTCAAGAAGCTCAAAGACTACGCCTTCGTTCACTTTGAGGAGCGAGACGCCGCCGTCAAG GCGATGCAGGAGATGAATGGGAAAGAACTGGGTGGCGAGGAGATCGAGATCGTGTTGGCGAAGCCTCCAGATAAGAAGAGGAAAGAGCGACAAGCTGCGAGACAGACCAGCAGAAACACAGG GTATGACGACTACTACTATTACCCTCCTCCTCGCATGCCGCCTCCGGGGCGCGGCCGCGGGCGTGGTGGCCGAGGCGGTTACGCTTACCCGCCCGATTACTACGGTTACGAGGAGTACTACGACGACTACTACGGTTACGATTACCACGACTACCGGGGCGGCTACGACGACCCCTATTATGGCTACGACGACGGCTACACCATGAGGGGGCGGGGCAGTCGTGGCAGCCGCGGAGCTCCGCCTCCTCCCAGAGCCCGCGCGGCGCCGCCCACCCGCGGCAGGGGCGGGTATCCTCCGAGGGGCGGGGCTCCCATGGGGGCGGGGCGTGGCGGCCGCGGAGGGCGTGGCGGGCCCTTCCAGCCTCCCAGGGGCCGCGGCACCCGAGGCGCCCGAGGGAACCGCGGCGGCAACGTGGGCGGGAAGAGGAAGGCCGACGTGTTCAACCAGCCGGACTCCAAACGCCGCCAGACCGCCAACCAGCAAAACTGGGGCTCGCAGCCCATCGCCCAGCAGCCCCTGCAGCAGGGCTCCGACTACGCCTCCAGCTACGGTTACAGCAACGACACGCTCGAGTTCTCCCAGGATTCCTACGGCCAGCAGTGGAAGTAG
- the dnajc8 gene encoding dnaJ homolog subfamily C member 8 isoform X1: protein MRAEDFYFVKRRDIRWRHSSKMAAGGSGEDAFQTFYTEVKQIEKRDSVLTSKQQIDRLLRPGASYFNLNPFEVLQIDPEATDEELKKRFRQLSILVHPDKNQDDVDRAQQAFEAVDKAYKMLLEPDQKKKALDVIHAGKEYVEHMMSQKKKQLKKDGKPIDVEEDDPEAFRQAVYKQTMKLFAELEIKRKEREAKDMHERKRQREEEIETQERAKREREWQKNFEVRQLSDSSDVCVKLRVSSCVFSPQETRDGRVDSWRNFQAKGKTKKEKKNRTFLKPPKVKMEQRE from the exons ATGCGGGCcgaggacttttattttgtgaaGAGACGTGATATCCGCTGGCGTCACAGCAGCAAGATGGCGGCGGGCGGTAGCGGCGAAGATGCGTTTCAGACCTTTTACACAGAG GTGAAGCAGATCGAGAAGCGAGACTCGGTTTTGACGTCCAAACAGCAGATCGACCGGTTACTGCGACCCGGAGCTTCATACTTCAATCTCAACCCGTTTGAG GTGCTTCAGATCGACCCCGAGGCCACAGACGAGGAGCTGAAGAAACGCTTTCGACAG CTGTCCATCCTCGTCCATCCAGACAAGAACCAGGATGATGTGGATCGAGCCCAGCAGGCGTTTGAAG ccgTTGATAAGGCCTATAAGATGCTGCTGGAACCGGATCAGAAGAAGAAAGCGCTGGACGTGATCCACGCGGGGAAGGAGTACGTGGAGCACATG ATGAGccagaagaagaagcagctgaAGAAGGACGGGAAGCCCATCGATGTGGAGGAGGACGACCCGGAGGCG TTCAGGCAGGCGGTTTATAAACAGACCATGAAACTCTTCGCCGAGCTGGAGATCAAGAGAAAAGAGCGAGAAGCAAAAGACATGCACGAAcg GAAGAGACAAAGAGAAGAAGAGATCGAGACGCAGGAGCGAGCCAAGAGAGAGCGAGAGTGGCAGAAGAACTTTGAGGTTCGGCAGCTCAGCGATTCGTCAGACGTGTGCGTGAAGCTCCGTGTTTCATCCTGTGTTTTCTCTCCTCAGGAGACGCGCGACGGCCGCGTGGACAGCTGGAGGAACTTCCAGGCCAAAGGCAAGACTAAGAAAGAGAAGAAGAACCGGACCTTCCTGAAGCCGCCCAAAGTGAAGATGGAGCAGCGCGAGTGA
- the dnajc8 gene encoding dnaJ homolog subfamily C member 8 isoform X2 — protein MRAEDFYFVKRRDIRWRHSSKMAAGGSGEDAFQTFYTEVKQIEKRDSVLTSKQQIDRLLRPGASYFNLNPFEVLQIDPEATDEELKKRFRQLSILVHPDKNQDDVDRAQQAFEAVDKAYKMLLEPDQKKKALDVIHAGKEYVEHMMSQKKKQLKKDGKPIDVEEDDPEAFRQAVYKQTMKLFAELEIKRKEREAKDMHERKRQREEEIETQERAKREREWQKNFEETRDGRVDSWRNFQAKGKTKKEKKNRTFLKPPKVKMEQRE, from the exons ATGCGGGCcgaggacttttattttgtgaaGAGACGTGATATCCGCTGGCGTCACAGCAGCAAGATGGCGGCGGGCGGTAGCGGCGAAGATGCGTTTCAGACCTTTTACACAGAG GTGAAGCAGATCGAGAAGCGAGACTCGGTTTTGACGTCCAAACAGCAGATCGACCGGTTACTGCGACCCGGAGCTTCATACTTCAATCTCAACCCGTTTGAG GTGCTTCAGATCGACCCCGAGGCCACAGACGAGGAGCTGAAGAAACGCTTTCGACAG CTGTCCATCCTCGTCCATCCAGACAAGAACCAGGATGATGTGGATCGAGCCCAGCAGGCGTTTGAAG ccgTTGATAAGGCCTATAAGATGCTGCTGGAACCGGATCAGAAGAAGAAAGCGCTGGACGTGATCCACGCGGGGAAGGAGTACGTGGAGCACATG ATGAGccagaagaagaagcagctgaAGAAGGACGGGAAGCCCATCGATGTGGAGGAGGACGACCCGGAGGCG TTCAGGCAGGCGGTTTATAAACAGACCATGAAACTCTTCGCCGAGCTGGAGATCAAGAGAAAAGAGCGAGAAGCAAAAGACATGCACGAAcg GAAGAGACAAAGAGAAGAAGAGATCGAGACGCAGGAGCGAGCCAAGAGAGAGCGAGAGTGGCAGAAGAACTTTGAG GAGACGCGCGACGGCCGCGTGGACAGCTGGAGGAACTTCCAGGCCAAAGGCAAGACTAAGAAAGAGAAGAAGAACCGGACCTTCCTGAAGCCGCCCAAAGTGAAGATGGAGCAGCGCGAGTGA